A DNA window from Mucilaginibacter xinganensis contains the following coding sequences:
- a CDS encoding Gfo/Idh/MocA family protein: MNIAMLGSGFIARFYADSLVAQRGKDTLISVYSRNIDKAKKFADDYKLSFFSDDMDEVCGRADVDVVIISLPNNLHEAAVAACAKAKKHVLCTKPLGRTAAEAKRMLDLVEEAGIMGGYLEDLCYTPKFLKSMKSVKDGSIGKVLWAKSREAHPGPHSDWFWDNEQSGGGAMVDLGCHCIEIARNFIGKEIRPVEVMCWTATQVHPIKAEDSAIGLIKYANGSMGQFEVSWCFRGGMDLRDEVMGTEGTIWLNSFLRTGFEMFSTGKGGYVAEKAESNSGWLFPVGDEVHELGYTNMFTDMFNAIENKTEPLETFYDGYIVNAIIDAAYQSAKTGRWEAVQIEGWRGSTDADSGPATTSYDENYFLIKKEILPSGEHKLILKHKVTGEVLVREITAG, from the coding sequence ATGAACATAGCCATGCTCGGTTCGGGTTTTATTGCCCGTTTTTATGCAGACTCATTAGTAGCACAACGCGGAAAAGATACTTTGATAAGTGTTTACTCCCGCAATATTGATAAGGCAAAAAAATTTGCTGACGATTATAAACTCTCGTTTTTTAGCGATGATATGGACGAAGTTTGCGGTCGGGCCGATGTGGACGTGGTGATCATTTCACTGCCAAACAACCTGCATGAAGCTGCCGTGGCTGCCTGTGCCAAAGCTAAAAAACATGTGCTTTGCACAAAGCCGCTTGGCCGCACCGCTGCCGAGGCTAAACGAATGCTTGACCTGGTGGAAGAAGCCGGTATTATGGGCGGTTACCTTGAAGACCTTTGTTATACACCTAAGTTTTTAAAGTCGATGAAGTCGGTTAAGGATGGCAGTATAGGTAAGGTGTTATGGGCAAAATCGCGCGAGGCGCACCCCGGCCCGCATAGCGATTGGTTTTGGGATAACGAACAATCAGGCGGCGGTGCAATGGTGGATCTGGGATGCCATTGTATTGAAATAGCGCGTAATTTTATTGGTAAAGAGATCAGGCCGGTTGAGGTAATGTGCTGGACGGCAACGCAGGTACATCCCATAAAAGCGGAAGACAGTGCCATTGGCCTGATAAAATATGCCAATGGATCAATGGGGCAATTTGAAGTAAGCTGGTGTTTTAGGGGCGGCATGGACCTGCGCGATGAGGTGATGGGCACAGAGGGCACCATTTGGCTCAATAGTTTTTTGCGCACCGGTTTCGAGATGTTTAGTACCGGCAAAGGCGGATATGTTGCTGAAAAGGCCGAAAGTAACAGCGGCTGGTTGTTCCCCGTGGGCGATGAGGTGCATGAGCTGGGTTACACCAACATGTTTACTGATATGTTTAACGCCATTGAAAACAAAACGGAACCTCTTGAGACATTTTATGATGGTTATATAGTGAACGCCATAATTGATGCTGCATACCAATCAGCAAAAACCGGCCGCTGGGAAGCTGTGCAAATTGAAGGCTGGCGTGGCAGTACCGATGCAGACAGCGGCCCGGCAACAACATCGTACGATGAAAATTATTTCCTGATCAAGAAAGAGATCCTGCCCTCAGGCGAGCATAAACTGATATTAAAGCATAAGGTAACCGGCGAAGTATTGGTGAGGGAAATTACTGCCGGTTGA
- a CDS encoding 4'-phosphopantetheinyl transferase family protein encodes MAIAYQQQVDDDTEFALWKIEEEADELYSQLRLDEQEQAHYEGLKVGKRNLHWLGTRVLLRKMLRTEEYIDCKVDAHGKPYLVNLPYHISLSHSFDYAAVMISKAPVGIDIEQIKQKVERIAHKFMRKEELEFINNADKINQLYVCWCAKEAVYKCFGQKEVSFADNILLEPFNFEGHGWVDARLLKGETDINYTVGYLQYQDYMVGYVKG; translated from the coding sequence ATGGCTATAGCATACCAACAGCAGGTTGATGACGATACGGAATTTGCACTCTGGAAGATTGAGGAGGAAGCTGATGAACTGTATAGCCAGCTGCGTTTAGACGAACAGGAACAGGCCCACTATGAAGGCCTCAAAGTTGGCAAACGTAACCTGCATTGGTTAGGTACACGTGTACTGCTGCGTAAAATGCTGCGCACTGAAGAGTATATTGACTGCAAGGTTGACGCACATGGAAAACCTTACCTCGTAAACCTTCCATACCATATCTCTTTAAGCCACTCCTTTGATTATGCAGCAGTAATGATCAGCAAAGCGCCCGTTGGGATTGATATAGAACAGATTAAGCAGAAAGTTGAGCGCATAGCCCACAAGTTTATGCGAAAGGAAGAGCTTGAATTTATTAATAACGCCGACAAGATTAACCAGCTATATGTTTGCTGGTGCGCAAAGGAAGCCGTTTACAAGTGCTTTGGCCAAAAAGAAGTATCATTTGCTGATAATATTCTGCTGGAGCCATTTAATTTTGAAGGCCATGGCTGGGTGGATGCCCGCCTGCTGAAGGGCGAAACTGATATTAACTACACGGTAGGCTACCTGCAATACCAGGATTATATGGTTGGCTACGTAAAGGGATAA
- the dcd gene encoding dCTP deaminase, producing MILSDKRILEEIEQGQIIIEPFRRECLGTNSYDVHLGKYLATYRDRVLDAKLHNEITYFEIPKDGFVLQPNTLYLGVTVEYTETHSHVPFLEGKSSTGRLGIDIHATAGKGDVGFCNTWTLEISCTQPVKVYPGMPIGQLIYFVVEGEIEILYNTKGNAKYNTPSTRPVESMMWKNQF from the coding sequence ATGATATTATCGGACAAACGGATTTTAGAGGAAATAGAACAGGGGCAAATTATTATTGAGCCCTTCAGGCGCGAATGCCTGGGAACAAACTCTTATGATGTGCACCTCGGTAAATACCTGGCTACCTACCGCGACCGGGTGTTGGATGCAAAGCTCCATAACGAGATCACCTACTTTGAGATCCCGAAGGATGGCTTTGTTTTACAACCCAATACCTTATACTTGGGTGTAACGGTTGAATATACCGAAACCCATAGCCACGTGCCTTTTCTGGAAGGCAAATCAAGCACCGGCCGTTTAGGGATTGATATCCACGCCACGGCGGGCAAAGGTGATGTTGGCTTTTGCAATACCTGGACGCTGGAGATCTCCTGTACCCAGCCGGTAAAGGTTTATCCCGGTATGCCTATTGGCCAACTGATCTATTTTGTTGTAGAGGGCGAGATCGAAATTCTTTATAATACCAAAGGGAATGCCAAATACAACACGCCATCCACCAGGCCGGTAGAGAGCATGATGTGGAAGAACCAGTTTTAA
- a CDS encoding phytanoyl-CoA dioxygenase family protein produces the protein MLTEKLTPAQVEQYNRDGYVVIKNFCTAAEIEKLYHTALDDNAMRNNALDLNDQTGKKTRLSLWFTPGNDVFGYLTRSARMVSMVKQLLGDKAPVCHFHSKLMQKEPKIGGAWEWHQDYGYWYKNQFMFPDELISIMVALTEANKQNGCLQVIKGSHKLGRVNHGFAGEQVGADMEMVNNALKTMELVYVELEPGDALVFHSNLLHRSEANLSDRPRWSVISCYNLQSNLAYNETSTSYKVPVNVVPDEAILQWEPESLSNADFLKKENDPALKETGWESV, from the coding sequence ATGCTAACCGAAAAACTTACACCTGCACAGGTTGAGCAATATAACCGTGACGGCTATGTGGTGATCAAAAATTTTTGCACCGCCGCCGAAATTGAAAAATTGTACCACACCGCACTGGATGACAATGCGATGCGTAACAACGCGCTTGACCTTAATGACCAAACCGGCAAAAAGACCCGCCTGTCTTTATGGTTCACGCCCGGTAATGACGTTTTTGGCTATTTAACGCGGAGCGCAAGAATGGTAAGTATGGTAAAGCAGCTGCTTGGCGATAAAGCGCCGGTATGCCACTTTCATTCAAAACTTATGCAAAAGGAGCCAAAAATAGGCGGTGCATGGGAGTGGCACCAGGACTATGGCTACTGGTATAAAAACCAGTTTATGTTTCCTGATGAACTGATCAGCATAATGGTTGCATTAACAGAAGCCAATAAACAAAACGGCTGCCTGCAGGTTATCAAAGGCTCGCACAAATTAGGACGGGTTAATCATGGTTTTGCTGGTGAGCAGGTAGGTGCCGATATGGAAATGGTAAATAACGCCCTGAAAACAATGGAGCTGGTATATGTTGAACTTGAACCCGGCGATGCGCTGGTTTTTCACAGCAATTTGCTTCACCGGTCAGAAGCTAACCTGTCTGACAGGCCGCGCTGGTCAGTTATTTCCTGTTATAACCTGCAATCGAACCTGGCTTATAACGAAACGTCAACTTCTTATAAAGTTCCGGTTAATGTAGTGCCTGACGAGGCCATATTGCAATGGGAACCGGAATCATTATCAAACGCCGATTTTTTAAAAAAAGAGAACGATCCTGCTTTGAAAGAAACAGGATGGGAAAGTGTTTGA
- a CDS encoding carboxypeptidase regulatory-like domain-containing protein: MLKAVLTVIILLPLAVIGQITIKGRIVGSLTTRPIADASVFLSNATNGDKTGNDGVFTLKNVKPGKYELVISHVSFDTYKQTITVENSDINLPDITLYPRAISLNEVKIKPNTDPDWKRNYEWFKDEFLGKSTLAKNCKILNPEMLELAYDEKNGILTASSADFLIIDNKALGYRLKYLLSNFVLNNYDEANKSFSYAGSVFFERLKGTAYDEKEWAATRQDIYEGSQMQFLRAALNNRIEQDGFRVYRLAVTKNPQRPSDSVLNENIRVYTLLKNDKGANNYKDSLNYWIKKRRLPAVISQKLLTTPLTKAELFKQSRQHGLFEFTSGGTDELFISYNKYHHFSTAAISHLSDNDNTYATLVSFNEPVAFFDSNGSVTNPRGLTYEGVWSRNRVAALLPVDYEPTETTAPEADSTLIKNINTKLDNYTASHITEKAYLHFDKPYYAAGDTIYFKAYVTSGNKHEPSTQSGVLYADLVGPDNKISNSIQLQLKQGSASGDFALADTLTNGSYRVRAYTKLMRNEAVYYDQSVAIGSINRLPESGSIKKDLKNTNPDTRFLPEGGSLVTGVKSKIAFKAIATNGSGIEVKGTVLDNDDKEIVDFTSTHLGMGYFYLTPATGKTYRARLTYTNGKQDIAELPRSTDNGICMEITGENRSLNMKVSCSKLYYQNNKDKLFTLITYSGGSPFSLSFKLDKQEIVQTLSKKDLRMGIARSTLFSANGEPLCERLLFVQNDDLLKININSDRTVYNKRQKASIQLKINNGGEPAAGSYSVSVTDEDKVKTDEAAEPTIINYLLLTAELKGYIEQPNYYFTNISDKTVEDLDLVMLTHGYRSFEWKKILESSAGNVKQLTYLPEKGLEIAGYVKSKGKAVPNASVKLFTKGNNGIILDTTANENGRFVFDKLSFGDTTKFVLQARAAKGGKEVDIEVDKQVEVPKVEAMVTFGGQKEENNIVAYVQSSKQFYEEQKKYGINQQPLILKEVLIKDRKKIEKHVAHSDNLNGNGAADQIITAKELEDLPCSRLIDCLQAKLLGIVFSDGMLFVKRLQNTDPTKTSLYNIPMLIIVDGTVVDYNIFNSLNSNDIEGIEVLMGPHFAAIYGSQAAGGALIITTKRGRKTNNYYRYAPGVVTFMPKGFYKAREFYSPQYDNPKTNQKITDLRSTIYWNPNIITDKDGKASFSYFNADGKGTYRVVIEGIDADGNLGRQVYRYKVE, translated from the coding sequence ATGTTAAAAGCTGTTTTAACTGTAATTATTTTGTTGCCCTTAGCTGTAATTGGCCAGATAACTATAAAAGGGCGTATAGTTGGTTCACTGACTACCAGGCCGATAGCGGATGCAAGCGTATTTTTAAGTAATGCGACCAATGGTGATAAAACCGGAAATGATGGCGTTTTTACATTAAAAAATGTTAAGCCAGGCAAGTATGAACTGGTAATTTCTCACGTCAGTTTTGACACCTACAAACAAACGATAACTGTAGAAAATAGCGATATAAATTTGCCGGATATTACGCTATATCCAAGAGCAATATCTTTAAATGAAGTAAAAATAAAGCCCAATACAGATCCGGACTGGAAAAGAAACTACGAATGGTTTAAGGATGAATTTTTAGGAAAATCAACCCTTGCTAAGAATTGTAAGATACTGAACCCCGAAATGCTTGAACTGGCCTATGATGAGAAGAATGGTATTCTGACGGCTTCGTCGGCAGATTTCCTGATAATTGATAATAAAGCACTTGGTTACCGTTTAAAATATCTGTTATCAAACTTTGTGCTAAACAATTATGACGAGGCCAATAAAAGCTTTTCTTATGCCGGGTCTGTATTTTTTGAACGGCTTAAAGGAACAGCTTATGACGAAAAAGAATGGGCAGCAACACGCCAGGACATTTACGAAGGTTCACAGATGCAATTTTTACGCGCGGCTTTAAATAACAGGATAGAACAAGACGGTTTCAGGGTGTATCGGTTGGCTGTTACAAAAAATCCGCAGCGTCCGTCGGACAGTGTGCTCAATGAAAATATAAGGGTTTATACTTTGTTGAAAAACGATAAGGGCGCCAACAATTATAAGGATTCGCTTAATTACTGGATAAAAAAAAGGCGCCTGCCGGCCGTTATTTCACAAAAGCTTTTAACAACTCCGTTAACAAAAGCGGAGCTTTTCAAACAAAGCAGGCAACACGGCCTGTTTGAATTTACCTCAGGCGGTACCGACGAGTTATTTATAAGCTATAATAAATATCATCACTTCAGTACCGCGGCAATTAGCCATCTTTCAGATAACGACAATACATACGCAACACTTGTAAGCTTTAATGAGCCCGTGGCATTCTTTGATAGTAACGGTTCGGTTACTAATCCGCGTGGTTTAACTTACGAAGGTGTGTGGAGCAGGAACCGGGTTGCAGCGCTGCTGCCCGTGGATTATGAGCCGACGGAAACAACTGCACCCGAAGCAGACAGCACGCTTATTAAAAACATCAATACTAAATTAGATAACTACACGGCGAGCCATATAACCGAAAAAGCCTACCTGCATTTTGATAAGCCGTATTATGCTGCCGGTGATACCATTTATTTTAAGGCCTACGTGACAAGTGGCAATAAACACGAACCATCAACCCAAAGTGGAGTATTGTACGCAGATCTGGTTGGTCCGGATAATAAAATCAGCAATTCCATACAGCTGCAATTGAAGCAGGGCAGTGCGTCGGGCGACTTTGCCCTGGCTGACACTTTGACTAATGGCAGCTACAGGGTAAGAGCTTACACCAAACTAATGCGGAATGAAGCGGTATATTATGATCAGAGTGTGGCAATAGGCTCAATTAACCGATTGCCTGAAAGCGGCAGCATAAAAAAGGACCTGAAAAACACCAACCCCGATACCCGGTTTCTTCCCGAGGGTGGCAGTTTGGTAACGGGAGTGAAATCAAAAATAGCATTTAAAGCAATTGCAACCAACGGGTCAGGAATTGAAGTAAAAGGAACAGTACTAGATAATGACGACAAGGAAATAGTTGATTTTACATCCACTCATTTGGGAATGGGATATTTTTACCTGACCCCGGCAACAGGTAAAACGTACAGGGCCAGGTTAACTTATACAAATGGAAAACAAGATATTGCTGAACTTCCGCGCTCTACCGATAATGGGATCTGTATGGAGATAACCGGCGAAAACAGGTCGCTCAATATGAAGGTAAGCTGTAGTAAGTTATATTATCAAAACAACAAAGATAAATTATTTACACTAATCACCTATTCGGGCGGCTCGCCATTTAGCCTTAGTTTTAAACTGGATAAACAGGAAATTGTACAAACCCTTTCAAAAAAGGACCTGCGTATGGGAATTGCAAGAAGTACCTTGTTTTCGGCCAATGGAGAACCCCTTTGCGAACGCCTGCTCTTTGTTCAAAACGATGACCTATTGAAAATTAATATTAACAGCGACAGAACAGTTTATAACAAAAGGCAAAAAGCGAGTATTCAGCTTAAGATAAATAATGGTGGCGAACCTGCTGCGGGAAGTTATTCTGTTTCTGTAACCGATGAGGATAAGGTAAAAACTGATGAAGCAGCAGAACCAACAATCATAAATTATCTTTTGTTAACCGCTGAACTAAAAGGATACATAGAGCAACCCAACTACTATTTTACTAATATCAGTGATAAAACAGTGGAAGACCTTGACCTGGTAATGCTAACGCATGGCTACCGCAGCTTTGAATGGAAAAAGATATTAGAAAGTAGCGCTGGTAATGTAAAACAATTGACTTACCTGCCGGAAAAAGGGTTGGAGATAGCGGGATACGTCAAATCAAAAGGAAAAGCTGTGCCAAACGCCAGTGTAAAGCTGTTTACAAAAGGGAACAACGGAATTATACTGGATACTACCGCTAATGAGAATGGCAGGTTTGTATTTGATAAACTGAGCTTTGGTGATACCACAAAATTCGTTCTGCAGGCAAGGGCCGCGAAAGGTGGAAAAGAAGTAGATATAGAGGTGGACAAACAAGTTGAAGTACCAAAAGTAGAAGCTATGGTTACATTTGGTGGGCAAAAAGAGGAAAATAACATTGTTGCTTATGTGCAAAGTAGCAAGCAATTTTACGAAGAACAAAAGAAGTACGGTATCAACCAGCAGCCATTAATACTAAAAGAAGTACTAATAAAAGATAGAAAAAAGATAGAAAAACATGTTGCTCATTCTGATAATTTAAACGGTAATGGGGCTGCTGACCAAATTATAACTGCAAAGGAGTTAGAAGATTTGCCATGCAGCAGATTAATAGATTGTTTGCAGGCTAAACTTTTAGGAATTGTATTTTCAGATGGGATGCTTTTTGTGAAGCGTCTGCAAAATACTGACCCTACAAAAACCAGCCTATATAATATACCAATGTTAATTATAGTAGATGGGACAGTAGTTGATTACAATATTTTTAATTCTCTTAATTCAAATGATATTGAGGGTATTGAGGTGTTAATGGGACCGCATTTTGCCGCAATTTATGGCAGTCAGGCCGCAGGTGGAGCTTTAATCATCACCACAAAGCGAGGCAGAAAAACCAATAACTATTACCGCTACGCGCCCGGTGTAGTAACCTTTATGCCCAAAGGCTTTTATAAAGCGCGCGAGTTTTACTCGCCGCAATATGATAACCCCAAAACCAACCAAAAAATAACCGACCTGCGCAGCACCATTTACTGGAACCCTAATATAATAACAGACAAAGATGGCAAAGCCTCCTTCAGCTATTTTAATGCGGATGGTAAAGGAACTTACCGTGTAGTTATTGAAGGGATTGACGCTGATGGTAATTTGGGCAGGCAGGTGTACAGATATAAGGTAGAGTAG
- a CDS encoding carboxypeptidase regulatory-like domain-containing protein: MKYLALTLLFFLISICCFAQITIKGRIVSNTDNKPVSNASVFLSNATIGDHTAADGSFTLTNVKPGQYNLIVSIVGFDTYKQSVTIGETAVALPDITIIPKTTTLNEVIVKVKRSDPEREKYFEKFKEEFVGRTALAADCKILNPELLDFNFKADSDILTASSVDFLEIQNDALGYKVKYMVNDFTLRVNTDGIKTLKYTGSNMFEELKGTPSQQRVWQRQRADAYEGSDMHFFRAAIADRLEEEGFLVMRMKLNSQKPADSIIKARMDFFKNLKTSPQYKDSLTRWTRLSKLPRYTGELVPMNRKDIIRGPDRYGFYSLSGNYGMLYINYNKYHRFDKSYIRLGGTSASGNTLIAFNQGDVLFDSNGVVADPRSLIYEGAWARKGVANLLPVDYEDVKHAGYAAGAPINALISKLRVFADSLKIEKSYLQFDKPFYVSGDTIYFKAYVVQSAQHIPTQLSGVLNIDLINPANKVIQSLKLKLNDGVTWGDFTLADTLKGGSYRVRAYTNWMRNEGESAFFEQVIPVGNMAAKSVAGSSEAKTVKPIEKNVAVKTDLQFFPEGGSLVAGNYSKIAFKSIGPDGLGKELKGTVTDDSGAAVCTFASTHLGMGVFNMVPQANKIYKASITYADGSTNSLDLPKAVTNGYTINLNNSNPDTIRIRITGGSESSLDKLSLVAQSGGTVYYAAENNSSAKFFSAVIPKSKFPTGIVQFTLFSPNGEPLNERLVFIENHDELKLDLSNIKTSYAPRQKVKVELEGRDRDNKLVTGSFSVAVTDETTVPADTLNENTLLSNLLLTSELKGSVEQPNYYFTGSSAKTQADLDVLMLTQGYRRFSWKQVLRDNPEPITYQPEKAIQISGTVKKNGKPAANAKVTLFSKAGGMFMLDTLTDANGKFAFKNLLFADSTKFVVQSKVPKGQDAVTLEVDTVLSPQLIIKNMSDNAIKTTATADMSAYLINQKQFYEEQQKYGINKHAVVLQEVKVEAKYQPKIPHSQNLNGSGNADYVLTAKDIERFICGRLSDCLEGVYWLHFINGVPSGGAVVIDGTFVDPEVFADLRPDDIEGIEVVRGPHYGAIYGSRMAGGGLIITTKTGRKTNNYYRYAPGVVTYMPKGFYKAREFYSPQYDNPKTNQKITGLRSTIYWNPNIITDKDGKASFSYFNADGKGTYRVVIEGIDADGNLGRQVYRYKVE, encoded by the coding sequence ATGAAATACCTGGCCTTAACCCTTTTATTCTTTTTAATTTCGATATGCTGTTTTGCCCAAATAACAATTAAAGGCCGGATCGTTAGCAATACTGATAACAAACCGGTAAGTAACGCAAGCGTGTTTTTAAGTAATGCGACAATAGGGGATCATACGGCTGCTGACGGCAGCTTTACGCTGACGAATGTAAAACCCGGACAGTATAATTTAATTGTATCAATAGTTGGGTTTGATACCTATAAACAAAGCGTAACTATTGGTGAAACCGCTGTTGCTTTGCCTGATATTACCATTATTCCCAAAACAACAACCCTAAATGAGGTTATTGTAAAGGTAAAAAGAAGCGACCCCGAGCGGGAAAAATATTTCGAAAAATTCAAAGAGGAATTTGTAGGCAGAACGGCGCTTGCTGCAGATTGCAAAATCTTAAATCCTGAACTGCTCGATTTTAATTTTAAGGCCGATAGTGATATACTTACTGCTTCATCAGTGGATTTTTTAGAGATTCAAAACGATGCACTTGGTTACAAAGTAAAATACATGGTGAATGATTTCACGCTGAGGGTTAATACTGACGGTATAAAAACTTTGAAATATACCGGGTCAAACATGTTTGAAGAACTAAAAGGAACTCCATCACAGCAAAGGGTATGGCAAAGACAAAGAGCGGATGCGTATGAAGGTTCTGATATGCATTTCTTTCGAGCTGCTATTGCTGACAGGCTGGAAGAGGAAGGATTTCTTGTGATGCGCATGAAACTGAATTCACAAAAACCCGCTGATAGTATTATAAAAGCCCGGATGGATTTTTTCAAAAATTTAAAAACCAGTCCCCAATATAAAGATTCATTAACACGATGGACCAGGCTATCAAAGTTACCCAGGTACACTGGTGAATTGGTACCAATGAACAGAAAAGATATCATTCGGGGGCCCGACCGCTACGGTTTTTATTCGCTGAGCGGTAATTATGGAATGCTTTACATCAACTACAATAAATATCATCGTTTCGATAAAAGCTACATCAGGCTGGGAGGGACCTCGGCAAGTGGTAATACTTTGATAGCTTTTAACCAGGGCGATGTTTTATTTGACAGCAACGGCGTAGTTGCTGACCCTCGTAGCCTTATCTATGAGGGGGCATGGGCCCGTAAGGGGGTTGCAAACCTGCTGCCTGTTGATTACGAAGATGTGAAACATGCTGGCTACGCTGCAGGAGCGCCAATAAATGCCTTGATTAGTAAATTAAGAGTTTTTGCCGATAGCCTGAAGATTGAGAAGTCTTACCTGCAGTTTGATAAACCTTTTTACGTGTCAGGAGACACCATTTACTTTAAAGCCTATGTAGTGCAGAGCGCTCAACATATACCAACGCAATTAAGTGGCGTATTAAATATTGATCTTATAAATCCGGCCAACAAAGTAATCCAATCGCTGAAACTAAAGCTAAATGACGGGGTAACGTGGGGAGATTTTACGCTGGCTGATACGTTGAAAGGGGGCAGCTACCGGGTGAGGGCTTATACCAACTGGATGCGCAATGAAGGAGAAAGCGCTTTTTTTGAGCAGGTAATTCCCGTAGGTAATATGGCAGCGAAAAGTGTAGCCGGAAGCAGCGAAGCAAAAACTGTAAAACCAATTGAAAAAAACGTGGCGGTTAAAACAGACCTCCAGTTTTTCCCGGAAGGCGGCAGCCTGGTAGCAGGTAATTACTCCAAAATAGCCTTTAAGTCCATTGGTCCGGATGGACTGGGAAAAGAGTTAAAAGGCACCGTTACCGACGACAGCGGAGCAGCGGTTTGCACATTTGCATCAACACATTTGGGAATGGGGGTATTTAATATGGTACCACAGGCCAACAAAATCTACAAAGCCAGCATTACCTATGCAGACGGCTCGACCAATAGCCTTGACTTACCCAAAGCGGTAACCAATGGCTATACCATTAATTTGAACAATAGCAATCCTGATACCATCAGGATAAGGATAACCGGGGGCAGCGAAAGTTCCCTGGATAAATTAAGCCTTGTTGCACAGTCGGGTGGCACCGTGTATTACGCTGCCGAAAATAACTCTTCAGCAAAATTCTTCTCGGCAGTGATCCCAAAAAGCAAGTTTCCAACCGGTATTGTGCAGTTTACCCTTTTTAGCCCCAATGGTGAGCCCTTGAATGAACGGCTGGTGTTTATTGAAAACCATGATGAATTGAAGCTTGATTTAAGCAACATTAAAACAAGCTATGCACCAAGGCAAAAAGTAAAGGTAGAACTGGAGGGCAGGGACAGGGATAACAAGCTGGTAACCGGGAGCTTTTCGGTTGCCGTAACGGACGAAACAACGGTACCCGCAGATACCCTGAATGAAAACACCCTATTGTCAAACCTGCTGCTTACGTCTGAATTAAAGGGATCGGTTGAACAACCCAATTATTATTTTACAGGTAGCAGCGCAAAAACACAGGCAGACCTGGACGTATTAATGTTAACACAAGGCTACCGGCGGTTTAGCTGGAAACAGGTTTTAAGGGATAACCCCGAACCCATAACCTATCAGCCGGAAAAGGCCATACAGATTTCAGGTACCGTAAAGAAGAATGGAAAACCGGCAGCAAATGCTAAGGTAACTTTATTTAGCAAAGCAGGTGGGATGTTTATGCTTGATACGCTGACGGATGCGAATGGAAAGTTTGCCTTTAAAAACCTTTTGTTTGCGGACAGCACAAAGTTTGTAGTTCAGTCAAAAGTACCTAAGGGCCAGGATGCGGTAACGTTGGAAGTTGATACGGTTTTATCCCCGCAGTTAATCATCAAAAATATGAGTGACAATGCAATCAAAACAACTGCGACGGCGGATATGTCTGCTTATCTCATTAATCAAAAGCAATTTTACGAGGAACAGCAAAAATATGGCATCAATAAACACGCTGTTGTGCTACAGGAAGTAAAAGTAGAAGCCAAGTATCAGCCTAAAATTCCTCACTCCCAGAATTTAAATGGCTCTGGAAACGCCGACTACGTTTTAACGGCTAAAGACATTGAAAGATTTATATGTGGGAGACTTTCAGATTGTTTGGAAGGTGTGTATTGGCTGCATTTTATCAATGGTGTACCTAGTGGAGGGGCCGTAGTCATCGATGGTACTTTTGTAGATCCTGAAGTTTTTGCCGATTTAAGACCTGATGACATAGAGGGGATTGAGGTTGTCCGTGGACCGCACTACGGTGCTATTTATGGATCAAGGATGGCAGGCGGAGGATTAATTATCACCACAAAAACAGGCAGAAAGACGAACAACTATTACCGCTACGCACCGGGTGTAGTAACCTATATGCCCAAAGGCTTTTACAAAGCGCGGGAGTTTTACTCACCGCAATATGATAACCCCAAAACCAACCAAAAAATAACCGGCCTGCGGAGCACCATTTACTGGAACCCTAATATAATAACAGACAAAGATGGCAAAGCCTCCTTCAGCTATTTTAATGCGGATGGTAAAGGAACTTACCGTGTAGTTAT